The Aminithiophilus ramosus genome contains a region encoding:
- a CDS encoding aminotransferase class I/II-fold pyridoxal phosphate-dependent enzyme, producing MNNNENPLGPPPAAREVLGRFSPARASIYPSGDAWHLRQGLARRFGLPPESFLVGNGANEVITFVIKAFCREGDNIVTADRTFAVYEWVARFSGYEARVVPLVEGAFDAEAMVEAIDGRTKILFVCNPNNPTGTYWSADRLGAFLDAVGGRQIVVIDEAYGEFVEKDDFPDAMRLISRHPNVVVFRTFSKMYGLAALRIGYLAGDPAVVDVIRRTAVVYSVNTLAQEAALAALEDDGGHVEATRALCRRARTILKEASIRLGLECLCGEGNYAVVGLPLGDTLAYPSFHEKRVHDPKSDGLSHGRLHPRLLSPSRDHGGVRRGPRRDPAGEKRKEPIMRDQALPEVRVALLDEAAAPAVCELYRAVYGDRFPFPDVYDPEKLLRANREGRQINVVASVEGRVVGQAVTVRSAWNGRLYELVGLMVLPEARGLGLSRRLAGALMEEVFPRLDWLVRYTESTTAHVRSQKVDLSLGQAHTALAKTCGKERYASEVVEDGIVWAVARRAGVPSAFLRGLDTSRAASAPGVLAVLTAADVKGTNLLGIIEPDQPVLAVDRIRYGGDPVCLVLGETLEAARRGASLVDVDLDPLPGVFDPVRALEPGAPLIHEGREGNVAASGFVRRGDVEALLASCDHVVEETFRFAAQEHAYLETEGGVARYDGQILTMEVSTRNPWRDRDELSRALGLPRDGIRVIAPSLGGGFGGKDGVVIQGLLGLAALHSEGRPVKMVFSRQESFLCSPKRHGAVTTLTLGCDGYGGCGGCTILVDGESRLACLMKTAQIEGRHLVTIEGIEKDGRFAPLLEAFASSGAVQCGYCTPAMVLAAVDLLRRNGDPDEEQVLEALSGNLCRCTGYRSIARAVVAGAKKMREAGTCLS from the coding sequence ATGAACAACAACGAGAACCCCCTCGGGCCGCCTCCCGCAGCCCGGGAGGTCCTGGGCCGGTTCTCCCCGGCCCGGGCCTCGATCTACCCCAGCGGCGACGCCTGGCATCTGCGCCAGGGGCTGGCCCGGCGCTTCGGCCTGCCTCCCGAGTCCTTTCTCGTCGGCAACGGGGCCAACGAGGTCATCACCTTCGTCATCAAGGCCTTCTGCCGCGAGGGGGACAATATCGTCACCGCCGACAGGACCTTCGCCGTCTACGAGTGGGTGGCCCGCTTCTCGGGCTACGAGGCCCGCGTCGTCCCCCTCGTCGAGGGGGCCTTCGACGCCGAGGCCATGGTCGAAGCCATCGACGGGAGGACGAAAATTCTCTTCGTCTGCAACCCCAACAACCCCACGGGGACCTACTGGAGCGCCGACCGCCTCGGCGCCTTCCTCGACGCCGTCGGTGGCCGTCAGATCGTCGTCATCGACGAGGCCTACGGCGAGTTCGTCGAAAAAGACGATTTCCCCGACGCCATGCGTCTCATCTCCCGCCATCCCAACGTGGTGGTCTTCCGCACCTTTTCCAAGATGTACGGTCTGGCCGCTCTGCGGATCGGCTATCTGGCCGGAGATCCTGCCGTCGTCGATGTCATCCGCCGTACGGCCGTCGTCTACTCCGTCAACACCCTGGCTCAGGAGGCGGCTCTGGCTGCCCTCGAAGACGACGGAGGGCATGTCGAGGCGACGCGGGCCCTCTGCCGCCGGGCGAGGACGATCCTGAAGGAGGCCTCGATCCGCCTCGGTCTGGAGTGTCTCTGCGGAGAGGGCAACTATGCCGTCGTCGGCCTTCCCCTCGGCGACACCCTGGCCTACCCGTCTTTTCATGAAAAAAGGGTACATGATCCGAAGTCTGACGGCCTTTCGCATGGCCGGCTCCATCCGCGTCTCCTTTCACCTTCCCGAGATCATGGAGGGGTTCGTCGAGGCCCTCGAAGAGATCCTGCAGGAGAAAAACGGAAGGAGCCGATCATGAGGGACCAGGCCCTTCCCGAGGTGAGGGTGGCCCTTCTCGACGAGGCGGCGGCGCCGGCCGTCTGCGAGCTGTACCGGGCCGTCTACGGCGACCGCTTCCCCTTTCCCGACGTCTACGATCCTGAGAAGCTCCTCCGGGCCAACAGGGAGGGACGGCAGATCAACGTCGTCGCCTCCGTCGAAGGGCGTGTCGTCGGCCAGGCCGTGACGGTCCGGTCGGCCTGGAACGGCCGCCTCTACGAGCTCGTGGGTCTCATGGTCCTGCCCGAAGCCCGGGGCCTGGGCCTTTCCCGGCGCCTCGCCGGGGCCCTCATGGAAGAGGTCTTTCCCCGGCTGGACTGGCTCGTCCGCTACACGGAGAGCACGACGGCCCATGTCCGTTCCCAGAAGGTTGACCTTTCCCTGGGACAGGCCCACACGGCCCTGGCCAAGACCTGCGGCAAGGAACGTTACGCGTCGGAAGTCGTCGAGGACGGGATCGTCTGGGCCGTGGCCCGACGGGCCGGTGTGCCCTCGGCTTTCCTTCGGGGGCTCGACACGTCGCGGGCCGCCTCGGCCCCGGGAGTCCTGGCCGTCCTGACGGCCGCGGACGTGAAGGGGACCAATCTCCTGGGCATCATCGAGCCGGACCAGCCCGTTCTGGCCGTCGACAGGATCCGTTACGGAGGGGACCCGGTCTGTCTCGTCCTGGGCGAAACGCTCGAGGCGGCTCGCAGGGGGGCCTCCCTCGTCGACGTCGACCTTGATCCCCTTCCCGGGGTTTTCGACCCCGTCCGGGCCCTGGAGCCGGGAGCGCCCCTCATTCACGAGGGACGGGAGGGGAACGTGGCCGCCTCGGGCTTCGTCCGCCGGGGAGACGTCGAGGCCCTCCTGGCCTCCTGCGATCACGTCGTCGAGGAGACCTTCCGCTTCGCCGCCCAGGAACATGCCTACCTGGAGACGGAAGGCGGCGTGGCGCGCTATGACGGCCAGATCCTGACGATGGAGGTCTCGACGCGGAACCCCTGGCGGGACAGGGACGAACTGTCGCGGGCCCTGGGACTGCCCCGGGACGGAATCCGCGTCATCGCTCCCTCTCTGGGCGGCGGCTTCGGCGGCAAGGACGGCGTCGTCATCCAGGGACTCCTGGGGCTGGCCGCCCTCCACAGCGAAGGACGGCCGGTCAAGATGGTCTTTTCCCGTCAGGAGAGCTTCCTCTGCTCGCCCAAGCGCCACGGCGCCGTGACGACGCTCACTCTGGGCTGTGACGGTTACGGCGGCTGCGGCGGCTGCACGATCCTCGTCGACGGCGAGAGCCGCCTGGCCTGCCTCATGAAGACGGCCCAGATAGAGGGACGTCACCTCGTCACCATCGAAGGCATAGAGAAAGACGGCCGTTTCGCCCCGCTCCTGGAGGCCTTCGCCTCTTCCGGGGCCGTTCAGTGCGGCTACTGCACGCCGGCCATGGTCCTCGCGGCCGTCGACCTGCTCAGACGCAACGGCGATCCCGACGAGGAGCAGGTGCTGGAGGCCCTGAGCGGCAATCTCTGCCGCTGCACGGGCTACAGGTCCATCGCCCGGGCCGTCGTCGCCGGCGCGAAGAAGATGAGGGAGGCCGGAACATGTCTTTCCTGA
- the trmD gene encoding tRNA (guanosine(37)-N1)-methyltransferase TrmD codes for MRFTVVTAFPDFVEAFLSTSVIGRAASSGALSVDVVDLRDYADGDYGQIDDYVFGGGGMLLMAEPLGRAVEAARATSNPYVVYPSPQGAVLHQEMVETLAGKEHLVLICGRYEGVDERFTEAFVDLEVSLGDFVLTGGELPAMVLIDAVARLLPGVVGREEAVEEDSFYRGMLDTPHYTRPALWRGRPVPELLVGGDHGAIGRWRRRQAVERTLRRRPDVVARASMIPYMSHGAYVLILADGEKERELPLLSRACESYGVTRLLWASPSGESRRSAAGSAKTFPSPEKALRWIGAREKKAPFVVGLSRERVEGALHWSQLKRELLEKDLPLAFVLGPTEGETLEIERCDAVLQPIRGGSGDPGSLSSAGLLSVLLDRFFGWR; via the coding sequence ATGCGCTTCACCGTCGTCACGGCTTTTCCCGATTTCGTCGAGGCCTTTCTCTCGACGAGCGTGATCGGCAGGGCCGCCTCATCGGGAGCCCTCTCCGTGGACGTCGTCGATCTTCGCGACTACGCCGACGGGGATTACGGCCAGATCGACGACTACGTCTTCGGCGGCGGCGGCATGCTTCTCATGGCCGAGCCTCTGGGCCGGGCCGTCGAGGCCGCGAGGGCGACATCGAACCCCTACGTCGTCTACCCCAGCCCGCAGGGCGCCGTCCTCCATCAGGAAATGGTCGAAACCCTGGCGGGCAAGGAGCACCTCGTCCTCATCTGCGGCCGCTACGAGGGCGTCGACGAGCGTTTCACCGAGGCCTTCGTCGACCTTGAAGTCTCCCTGGGAGACTTCGTCCTCACCGGAGGCGAGCTGCCGGCCATGGTCCTCATCGATGCCGTGGCCCGCCTTCTTCCCGGCGTCGTCGGCCGAGAGGAGGCCGTCGAGGAGGACTCCTTCTATCGAGGCATGCTCGACACGCCCCACTACACCCGCCCGGCTCTCTGGAGAGGCCGTCCCGTCCCCGAGCTTCTCGTCGGAGGCGATCACGGGGCCATCGGCCGGTGGCGGAGGAGGCAGGCCGTCGAGAGAACCCTTCGGCGCCGGCCTGACGTCGTGGCTCGGGCCTCCATGATTCCCTACATGAGCCACGGCGCCTACGTGCTGATCCTTGCCGACGGAGAGAAGGAGAGGGAGCTTCCCCTCCTCTCCCGGGCCTGCGAGAGTTACGGCGTCACGAGGCTTCTCTGGGCCTCTCCTTCGGGGGAGTCGCGCCGCTCGGCGGCGGGATCGGCCAAGACCTTTCCCTCGCCGGAAAAGGCCCTTCGCTGGATCGGGGCAAGGGAAAAGAAGGCCCCTTTCGTCGTCGGCCTCTCCCGGGAGCGGGTCGAAGGGGCCCTTCATTGGAGTCAGCTCAAACGGGAGCTGCTGGAAAAGGATCTTCCCCTGGCATTCGTCCTCGGACCGACCGAGGGGGAAACACTCGAGATCGAGAGATGCGATGCCGTCCTCCAGCCGATCCGCGGCGGGTCGGGAGATCCCGGGAGCCTTTCGTCCGCGGGCCTTCTCTCCGTCCTTCTCGACCGGTTTTTCGGATGGCGGTAA
- a CDS encoding sigma factor-like helix-turn-helix DNA-binding protein encodes MSALTATDLLDERVRCTRLFDLYGPVLTEKQRKAFELHQLFDWSLSEVASDLGVSRQGAFDLVQRARERLKETDSLLDLARRIDALEGRLSTVSELAARWSRDLPEAFVKALNASLADEEEDGSRV; translated from the coding sequence GTGAGCGCTCTGACTGCGACCGATCTTCTCGACGAGAGGGTGCGCTGCACGCGGCTTTTCGACCTCTACGGTCCCGTTCTCACGGAGAAACAGCGCAAGGCCTTCGAGCTTCATCAGCTTTTCGACTGGTCCCTTTCCGAGGTCGCCTCCGATCTCGGCGTCAGCCGTCAGGGAGCCTTCGATCTCGTCCAGAGGGCCAGAGAGAGGCTGAAAGAGACCGATTCCCTCCTCGATCTCGCCCGGCGCATCGATGCTCTGGAGGGGCGCCTTTCGACCGTCTCCGAGCTGGCGGCCCGGTGGTCCCGCGATCTTCCCGAGGCCTTCGTGAAGGCCCTGAACGCAAGCCTTGCCGACGAAGAGGAGGACGGATCCCGTGTTTGA
- the rpsP gene encoding 30S ribosomal protein S16 produces MAVRIRLARHGRKKNPFYRLVVADSRSPRDGRFIEQLGHYDPMKDPADIQVNVERALHWIKNGALPSDTARALLRKAGVFEQ; encoded by the coding sequence ATGGCAGTACGTATTCGTTTGGCCCGTCACGGTCGCAAGAAGAACCCCTTCTACCGTCTCGTCGTGGCCGACTCCCGGTCGCCTCGTGACGGACGTTTCATCGAGCAGTTGGGGCACTACGACCCGATGAAGGATCCCGCAGACATTCAGGTCAACGTGGAGCGTGCCCTCCACTGGATCAAGAACGGAGCCCTGCCCTCCGATACGGCCCGCGCCCTGCTCCGCAAGGCCGGCGTCTTCGAGCAGTAA
- a CDS encoding NADH:flavin oxidoreductase yields the protein MEGKVSRLFQPLSTGGLSLRNRFMRSATWLAGADEASGALTEGLIGRYGEIAAGGIGLVTTGFAYVRADGRGAPRQWGLHEDARTADVRRLADVVHDGGARLMVQLVHAGAMGLPLDGAGPLLSPSGGVLREGTGPGRAMTDEDIAAVVADFAAASRRGREGGADAVQIHGAHGYLLTQFLSPLHNGRDDGWGQSFEGRSRLFFDVYRAVRAELGDFPVWYKLSLSEGVDGGYGPEEGLRLALALFEAGVDGIEVSGGTGYSPADRAVSRIGITKGASEAYFASEAKTLRAQAPAGRAVALVGGLRSLERMADLVEEGTCDLLSLCRPLIAEPDLINRWVEEDEAPSACVSCNACFRTARRGILHCPVMRDRHEGDWDPLPES from the coding sequence ATGGAAGGAAAAGTTTCGAGACTGTTCCAGCCTCTCTCGACGGGGGGATTGAGCCTCCGCAACCGGTTCATGCGCTCGGCGACGTGGCTCGCCGGAGCCGATGAGGCGAGCGGAGCCCTGACGGAGGGACTGATCGGCCGCTACGGCGAAATCGCCGCCGGCGGAATCGGCCTCGTCACGACGGGATTCGCCTACGTCCGTGCCGACGGCCGCGGGGCACCGCGCCAGTGGGGACTTCACGAAGACGCGCGGACCGCCGACGTGAGACGCCTCGCCGACGTGGTCCACGACGGAGGAGCCCGACTGATGGTCCAGCTCGTCCATGCCGGCGCCATGGGCCTTCCCCTCGACGGAGCCGGGCCGCTCCTCTCCCCTTCGGGAGGCGTCCTCCGGGAGGGAACGGGACCGGGCCGGGCGATGACGGACGAGGACATCGCCGCCGTCGTCGCCGATTTCGCCGCCGCCTCCCGAAGGGGCAGGGAGGGGGGCGCCGACGCCGTCCAGATCCACGGGGCCCACGGCTACCTGCTGACACAGTTTCTCTCGCCCCTCCACAACGGCCGCGACGACGGCTGGGGCCAGTCCTTCGAGGGACGGTCCCGCCTGTTTTTCGACGTCTACCGGGCCGTCCGGGCCGAACTCGGCGATTTCCCCGTCTGGTACAAGCTCTCCCTCTCAGAGGGCGTGGACGGGGGCTACGGCCCCGAGGAAGGACTCCGGCTCGCCCTCGCCCTCTTCGAGGCCGGCGTCGACGGCATCGAGGTCTCGGGGGGGACGGGCTACTCGCCGGCCGACAGGGCCGTCTCGCGCATCGGCATCACGAAGGGCGCCAGCGAGGCCTATTTCGCCAGCGAGGCCAAGACCCTTCGCGCTCAGGCCCCCGCAGGAAGAGCCGTCGCCCTCGTCGGCGGCCTGCGCAGTCTGGAGCGCATGGCCGACCTCGTCGAGGAGGGAACCTGCGATCTCCTCTCCCTCTGTCGCCCCCTCATCGCCGAGCCGGACCTGATCAATCGCTGGGTCGAAGAGGACGAGGCCCCCTCGGCCTGCGTCTCCTGCAACGCCTGCTTCCGGACGGCCCGACGGGGAATTCTTCACTGTCCCGTCATGCGCGACCGCCACGAGGGGGACTGGGATCCGCTGCCCGAGAGCTGA
- the rimM gene encoding ribosome maturation factor RimM (Essential for efficient processing of 16S rRNA), producing MAEKVTIGRILGAHGIRGELRLFSLTDFPERFRTMGIFRLHRPDGTFLREAKVEALRFHASKGLFLVTLEGVADRDGAEALKGALVQIDADERVALPEGSYWIDDMMGLEVFDEDSGDFLGVVVEIFPTGSNDVYLVEKEGIKRPLPAMADVILSVDVEHRKMAVRIPEGLWD from the coding sequence ATGGCCGAAAAGGTCACCATCGGTCGCATCCTGGGCGCTCACGGCATCAGAGGGGAGCTGCGCCTTTTTTCCCTCACCGATTTTCCCGAGCGCTTCCGGACCATGGGGATTTTCCGTCTCCATCGGCCTGACGGGACCTTCCTCCGGGAGGCCAAGGTGGAGGCCCTCCGCTTTCACGCCTCGAAGGGGCTCTTCCTCGTAACCCTCGAGGGAGTCGCCGATCGGGACGGTGCCGAGGCCCTCAAGGGGGCTCTCGTTCAGATCGACGCCGACGAGCGCGTCGCCCTGCCCGAGGGGAGCTACTGGATCGATGACATGATGGGCCTCGAGGTCTTCGACGAGGATTCGGGCGACTTCCTGGGCGTCGTCGTCGAGATCTTTCCCACGGGGAGCAACGACGTCTATCTCGTCGAGAAAGAGGGAATCAAACGCCCCCTCCCGGCCATGGCCGACGTGATCCTCTCCGTCGACGTGGAGCACCGGAAGATGGCCGTCCGCATTCCGGAGGGGCTCTGGGACTGA
- a CDS encoding KH domain-containing protein, giving the protein MPDFRNLVAFLVEHLVTEPEAVAVTEERGEDGTISIRIVVAAADVGRVIGKRGATINAIRTVAKAAAVKGGERIDVDIDEGRP; this is encoded by the coding sequence ATGCCTGATTTCCGCAACCTCGTCGCCTTTCTCGTCGAACACCTCGTCACGGAACCCGAAGCGGTCGCCGTGACGGAGGAGAGGGGTGAGGACGGAACGATCTCCATCCGCATCGTCGTGGCCGCCGCCGACGTGGGGCGCGTCATCGGCAAGCGGGGGGCCACGATCAACGCCATTCGCACCGTGGCGAAGGCCGCAGCCGTAAAGGGCGGGGAGCGCATCGACGTCGACATCGACGAAGGGCGTCCCTGA
- a CDS encoding MATE family efflux transporter, with protein MAFLARRTIDMGNGAVAKVLFSLALPSMVSMLFHTLYTLIDTVFIAWLGEAPMAAMALIFPAVFAVFAVFALTNGIGTGMTSLVTQHLGADRADEAKNYGGSSLALILLLSSVAFPLLSPRLSLPFYRFLGGTGEVALQCHRYSLWIIVSFPFMGFTVFSDSLFRSLGDTVTPMKGLIVGNGLNLLLDPLFIFFFGWGIAGAAAATFLGHVASCCYLASRLRGQKDMPLSLKLPADFLLRWRHLAAIGLPVSFSQVTMALGGLLINKTLSLFGPAALAAWMVGNRIEGLAFLPAFGLNSALIPFVGYNLGRRDYGRIRQGIKVAVLFSVVVMSSIGVFLYGFPSFFLAPFRPAEEVFLLAVLSIRASVLSYLFVAVDLVFWGVFQGSGHSLWGLAAQTVRTLALRVPLAALFARLWGVEGVWWFQPFAAILSLAVSGLIMVRVLARIRAGTSPLPGLSIEE; from the coding sequence ATGGCATTTTTGGCGCGACGCACGATCGACATGGGAAACGGTGCCGTGGCGAAGGTCCTTTTCTCCCTGGCCCTTCCTTCTATGGTCTCCATGCTCTTCCACACCCTCTACACCCTCATCGACACCGTCTTCATCGCCTGGCTCGGAGAGGCCCCCATGGCCGCCATGGCCCTCATCTTCCCCGCCGTCTTCGCCGTCTTCGCCGTCTTCGCCCTCACCAACGGCATCGGCACGGGCATGACGTCGCTCGTGACGCAACACCTGGGCGCCGACCGGGCCGACGAGGCAAAAAACTACGGGGGCAGCTCGCTGGCCCTGATCCTCCTCCTCTCCTCCGTCGCCTTTCCCCTCCTCTCGCCCCGACTGTCCCTCCCCTTCTACCGTTTTCTGGGAGGGACGGGCGAGGTCGCGCTCCAGTGCCACCGCTACTCCCTCTGGATCATCGTCAGTTTCCCCTTCATGGGCTTCACCGTCTTCTCCGACTCCCTCTTCCGGAGCCTGGGCGACACCGTCACGCCCATGAAGGGCCTCATCGTCGGCAACGGGCTCAACCTCCTCCTCGACCCTCTCTTCATCTTCTTCTTCGGCTGGGGCATCGCCGGAGCCGCCGCCGCCACCTTCCTGGGACACGTGGCCTCCTGCTGCTACCTCGCCTCCCGCCTCCGAGGACAGAAAGACATGCCCCTCTCCCTGAAGCTGCCCGCCGACTTCCTCCTGCGCTGGCGCCACCTGGCCGCCATCGGCCTGCCCGTCTCCTTCTCCCAGGTCACCATGGCCCTCGGAGGCCTGCTCATCAACAAGACCCTCTCCCTCTTCGGCCCGGCCGCCCTGGCCGCATGGATGGTGGGCAACCGCATCGAGGGGCTGGCCTTTCTCCCCGCCTTCGGACTCAACAGCGCCCTCATCCCCTTCGTCGGTTACAACCTGGGCAGGAGGGACTACGGACGCATCCGCCAGGGAATCAAGGTGGCCGTCCTCTTCTCCGTCGTCGTCATGTCCTCCATCGGAGTCTTCCTCTACGGCTTCCCCTCCTTTTTCCTGGCCCCCTTCCGCCCCGCCGAGGAGGTCTTCCTCCTGGCCGTTCTCTCCATCAGGGCCTCCGTCCTGAGCTACCTTTTCGTGGCCGTCGATCTCGTCTTCTGGGGCGTCTTTCAGGGAAGCGGCCATTCCCTCTGGGGCCTGGCCGCCCAAACCGTCAGGACCCTCGCCCTGCGCGTCCCTCTGGCGGCCCTCTTCGCCCGACTCTGGGGCGTCGAAGGCGTCTGGTGGTTTCAGCCCTTCGCGGCCATCCTCTCCCTGGCCGTGTCGGGACTGATCATGGTTCGCGTTCTGGCCCGCATTCGGGCCGGGACGTCGCCCCTTCCGGGGCTTTCCATCGAAGAATAG
- the rplS gene encoding 50S ribosomal protein L19, with the protein MDPRIALIEKRYLKEGLPEFRPGDTLKVHVKVVEGNRQRIQLFEGVCIARKHGGLSETFTVRKVSGGVGVERVFPLNCPSVEKIEVVRLGRVRRAKLYYLRKLSGKAARIRERRF; encoded by the coding sequence ATGGATCCCCGAATCGCTCTGATCGAAAAACGTTATCTCAAAGAGGGTCTCCCCGAATTTCGCCCCGGCGACACACTGAAGGTCCACGTCAAGGTCGTCGAGGGCAACAGGCAGCGCATTCAGCTTTTCGAAGGCGTCTGCATCGCCCGCAAGCACGGCGGCCTCAGCGAGACCTTCACGGTCCGCAAGGTCTCCGGCGGCGTCGGCGTCGAGCGTGTCTTTCCCCTCAACTGTCCCTCGGTGGAGAAGATCGAAGTCGTCCGCCTCGGCCGCGTCCGCAGGGCCAAGCTCTACTATCTCCGCAAGCTCAGCGGCAAGGCCGCCCGCATCAGGGAGCGCCGTTTCTAG
- the ffh gene encoding signal recognition particle protein, producing the protein MFDALKERLDGIFKNLRSKGKLTEEDVALALREVRRALLEADVHYKVVKDLVERIRERAVGRDVLDSITPSQQVVTIVFEELRDLMGRDVVPLVISPKPPTHYMLVGLQGSGKTTSCVKIARRLLKGHKPLVVACDHQRPAAVEQLRVLAAQAKVAFFGPEPGEKDPVGVAERALRFAADRLHDVILFDTAGRLHVDEPLMEELQAMKALLSPHEILLVVDGMTGQEAVNVASAFNERLGLTGVVLTKLDGDARGGSALAIRSVTGVPIKMAGVGEHLEDMEPFDGGRMVQRILGMGDVQGLMERVHLAAVGGEMEKMAESLKKNRFTMEDLLTQIQQVSKMGPLDKVMEMLPLPDNLKQLRGAEMDPKRLRHVEAIILSMTPAERRNPDIIKGSRRRRIALGSGTSVQMVNQVLKQHAQMKELWKRFGKGGKRGFKMPKLF; encoded by the coding sequence GTGTTTGATGCCCTTAAGGAGCGGCTCGACGGCATTTTCAAAAACCTGCGGAGCAAAGGCAAGCTGACGGAGGAAGACGTCGCCCTGGCCCTTCGCGAGGTGCGGCGGGCCCTTCTCGAGGCCGACGTCCATTACAAGGTCGTGAAAGATCTTGTGGAGCGGATCCGGGAGCGGGCCGTAGGCCGCGACGTCCTCGATTCCATCACCCCCTCTCAGCAGGTGGTGACCATCGTCTTCGAAGAGCTGCGCGATCTCATGGGGCGCGACGTCGTCCCCCTGGTCATCTCGCCCAAGCCGCCGACGCACTACATGCTGGTGGGTCTCCAGGGGTCGGGCAAGACGACGAGCTGCGTCAAGATCGCCCGCCGCCTGCTCAAGGGGCATAAGCCTCTCGTCGTGGCCTGCGATCACCAGCGTCCCGCCGCCGTCGAACAGCTCCGGGTTCTGGCGGCCCAGGCCAAGGTGGCCTTCTTCGGCCCCGAGCCGGGAGAGAAGGATCCCGTCGGCGTCGCCGAAAGGGCCCTTCGCTTCGCCGCCGATCGCCTCCACGACGTGATCCTCTTTGACACGGCCGGTCGCCTCCACGTCGACGAACCTCTTATGGAAGAGCTTCAGGCCATGAAGGCCCTTCTCTCTCCCCACGAGATCCTCCTCGTCGTCGACGGCATGACGGGCCAGGAGGCCGTCAACGTCGCATCGGCCTTCAACGAGCGCCTTGGGCTGACGGGCGTCGTCCTCACCAAGCTCGACGGCGATGCCCGGGGCGGCTCTGCCTTGGCCATCCGCTCCGTCACCGGCGTGCCCATCAAGATGGCCGGCGTCGGCGAGCATCTCGAGGACATGGAGCCCTTCGACGGAGGACGCATGGTCCAGCGCATCCTCGGCATGGGCGACGTCCAGGGACTGATGGAGCGCGTCCATCTCGCCGCCGTCGGCGGCGAGATGGAGAAGATGGCCGAGAGCCTCAAGAAAAACCGATTCACCATGGAGGACCTCCTCACCCAGATTCAGCAGGTGAGCAAGATGGGCCCTCTCGACAAGGTCATGGAAATGCTTCCCCTGCCCGACAATCTCAAACAGCTTCGGGGGGCCGAGATGGATCCCAAACGCCTCAGACATGTCGAGGCCATCATCCTCTCCATGACGCCCGCCGAGAGGCGGAACCCCGATATCATCAAGGGAAGCCGCCGTCGCCGCATCGCCCTGGGCTCGGGAACGTCGGTCCAGATGGTGAACCAGGTCCTCAAGCAGCACGCCCAGATGAAGGAGCTCTGGAAACGCTTCGGCAAGGGCGGCAAAAGAGGCTTCAAGATGCCCAAACTCTTCTGA
- a CDS encoding lactate utilization protein, producing MDKERAKWQTVRDEHAENLGRSVVHRLETKGFEARYAATAEEARQMILSLIPDGASVGIPGSVTLRELGLVELLAERGHPVFQHWDPSLKPEEKSRRLQEELSSDVFLSGSNAVTLDGTIVNIDGTGNRVAGLAWGDNRLVIVVGINKICHDLDEALHRVRDVATPPNTQRLKMATPCAATGFCSDCNSPQRVCRAVLILERAPFGRDAHVIVVGEALGF from the coding sequence ATGGACAAGGAACGCGCCAAGTGGCAGACCGTCCGCGACGAACATGCCGAAAACCTCGGCCGAAGCGTCGTTCACCGCCTCGAGACGAAGGGCTTCGAGGCACGCTACGCCGCCACGGCCGAGGAGGCCCGGCAGATGATCCTCTCCCTGATCCCCGACGGGGCCTCCGTCGGCATCCCCGGAAGCGTCACACTCCGCGAACTGGGACTCGTCGAGCTCCTCGCCGAAAGAGGACATCCGGTCTTTCAGCACTGGGATCCCTCCCTCAAGCCCGAGGAGAAGTCCCGCCGCCTTCAGGAGGAACTCTCCAGCGACGTCTTCCTCTCGGGCAGCAACGCCGTCACCCTCGACGGAACGATCGTCAACATCGACGGCACGGGCAATCGCGTGGCCGGCCTGGCCTGGGGAGACAACCGCCTCGTCATCGTCGTCGGCATCAACAAGATCTGCCACGACCTGGACGAGGCCCTCCACCGCGTCCGCGACGTGGCCACGCCGCCCAACACGCAGCGTCTCAAGATGGCCACGCCCTGCGCCGCCACGGGCTTCTGCTCCGACTGCAACAGCCCCCAGAGAGTCTGCCGGGCCGTGCTCATCCTCGAACGGGCCCCCTTCGGTCGGGACGCCCACGTCATCGTCGTCGGCGAGGCCCTGGGCTTTTAA